A window of Cytobacillus sp. FSL H8-0458 genomic DNA:
CCGCTTGGCAATTCTCCCAAACTTGAAGGAAACGGACTCGTTTATTTAACCGTTCCAGATCATTTAGCCGGAATCTTTGACCAGGAGTTCAAATCGACGGTTCTTAATGCCATATGATTAAAGTGACTAGTATAGCAGCGGCATGGGCAGAGGCTCAGTCAAAGCATATTGAAAGTGTACAAAATGAACCCTATTATAACGCTGAGGAAGATATCATAAATCAAGAGGATTACTATGGAACCCTTGATTTTGAGAAAGAGGATCTCCCGGAACAGGTTCATGATCTGCTGGTTCGTACTCATAGCCGGCAATTGGATTACTCACCTCACCGATATGTATATCCATGGGTGGATCTGCAGGAAAACCTCAAGCTTAAAAGTTTATATTCGGGGAAAGGCATTGATCCGCTTAAAGCCATTGACCAGGATCTCAAGCTCCTTCAGACGATTCAGGAAGGCGGATTCCACAGCAATGAAAGAGTTATATTTAATACCGAGCATGTAGTCCCGCAATCATGGTTTGAAGGAAGACAGCCAATGAAAGGGGATCTGCATCATCTTTTTGCCTGTGAGCCGGCATGCAATAGTATGAGAAGCAACTTCCCCTACTATGATTTTGAAGCCTATGTCCCGGAAATGGAGGCGGCGGGCGTCAGGAATGGCTGCGGAATGGCAGAACAGGAGAAGTTTGAACCGGAATACGGAAAGGGGATTGCAGCACGAGCTGTATTCTATTTTGCTGTCAGATATAAAAATGCACTTATACTTGACGGGGAGATGGATATGCAGATTTTGCTGAGATGGCATGAAGAAAATCCGGTGACTATATATGAAAAACATAGAAACGCTGCCATTCAAGCACTCCAGGGTAACCGAAACCCATTTATTGATTTTCCTGAGCTTGCTAAGAAAATGCTGGGATAATGAACAAACCCGTCTGAACTCAGGCGGGTTTGTTTTATAATAGAAAAGAAGGAGGAGTTATTACACGTGCAGCCATTTACAGAAAAAGTGTTAAAAATCATTAAAAACATCCCAAGAGGAAAAGTCATGACATACGGACAAATCGCAAGGCTGGCCGGGAGCCCCCGGGGAGCAAGACAGGTGGTCCGTATTCTTCATACCCAAAGTGAAAAGCATCAGCTTCCCTGGCATAGGGTTGTGAATGGGAAAGGGGAAATTGGGTTTAAAGACGGAGATTCGCATGACATTCAGAGAGAACTATTAGAAAATGAGGGGATTCACTTTAATATAAATAAAAGACTTGATTTGCAGGAATTTGCCCATGAATCATCACAGCCAATATAAAGAAGCGTGCATCCAATCGGAAGTCACGCTTCTTTATAATCATATGTACCTATTTTGTCTTTGATGCATATTCCTCAATCATCTCAATTGTTACATACTTTCTTGCAGGTATAATTCCCTGTTTAGAAAGTTCATTGATTTCAGCAGTTATTTCATTTATCTTATCCGCAGAAAATGGAAGTCCCCTCCTGCATAGATCCAATGCTTGTTCAATATAATACTCACGCTGCTGATCCAAGGCTGCAAACCTCGTGATTATCTTATTCTGCTTTCCCACATGTTCGGATATTGCTTTATGTACACTCATTCTTTCCACCCCTTATAAAATTCACCTGTTTTTATCATACCATTTTCTAATAGCTTTTTAAGAATAAATCTTCTAATTAGCATAATATTTATTTAGATTATAAATAGGGAATAATATCCAGTAATCATAACTTTTTTAGTTGAGAATAAATTAGTTAAGTAAATTAAAAATTGATCCTTTTTCCTCATTATGGAAATGAAGGGAACTCACCTTTCTAAGAAGAAATGGTAATGAAACAAATTGGAAGGTGGTTTAATACATATGAAAAAGAGTGTAAAAATGCATATCAGTTTATTGCTGGTATTTATGCTGGCACTTGTTCCTTTAGCCCAGCCTGAATCTCCTCATGTCCAGGCAACAGAAGAAGGCAGTGACCTCGTCCAGCAGCTTAACCAAATGATTAATAATGATCCAATCCTAAAGGGAGGACTTGCAGGAGTCAGTATCCGCAATGCAGAAACCGGTGAGCTTGTATATGACCATATCGGGGATGTACGTTTAAGGCCGGCATCTAATATGAAGCTCCTTACAGCAGCTGCCGCTCTTGAAACGCTGGGTGAAAATTACCAGTTCACAACAGAACTTCTTCACACAGGCTCAATAAAGGGAAATACACTGCAGGGTGACTTGGTCTTAAAAGGGAAAGGTGACCCAACTCTTTTAAAGGAAGATTTTGATGCATTTGCCGCTAATGTGAAGGGAGCAGGCATCAAGGTTATTCATGGCAGCCTGATCGGTGATGACACCTGGTATGATGATGTGCGCTATTCAACCGATCTGTCATGGAGCGACGAATCCTGGTATTATGGCGGACAAGTCTCAGCACTTACTGCCTCCCCTAATGAGGATTATGACGCAGGCACAGTCATTGTAGAAGTATACCCTGCTGAAAAAGCCGGGCAGGAACCGATTGTAAAAATGGTGCCGGAAACAGACTACATAAAAATCGTTAATAATGCGGAAACCGTCGCTAAAGGGGAAAAGAAGGATATCCATATTGAAAGGGATCACGGGACGAACACCGTTACAATAGAAGGGGAAATTCCAGTTGAAGGAAGCCGTTCAAGGGAATGGATCGCTGTATGGGAGCCGACTGGCTATGCCTTGGATTTATTAAAGCGTTCTCTCGATGAACAAGGGATTAAATTGAAAGGGAAGACAATAGCAGGC
This region includes:
- a CDS encoding YpbS family protein → MSVHKAISEHVGKQNKIITRFAALDQQREYYIEQALDLCRRGLPFSADKINEITAEINELSKQGIIPARKYVTIEMIEEYASKTK
- a CDS encoding MGMT family protein — its product is MQPFTEKVLKIIKNIPRGKVMTYGQIARLAGSPRGARQVVRILHTQSEKHQLPWHRVVNGKGEIGFKDGDSHDIQRELLENEGIHFNINKRLDLQEFAHESSQPI
- a CDS encoding endonuclease I family protein yields the protein MIKVTSIAAAWAEAQSKHIESVQNEPYYNAEEDIINQEDYYGTLDFEKEDLPEQVHDLLVRTHSRQLDYSPHRYVYPWVDLQENLKLKSLYSGKGIDPLKAIDQDLKLLQTIQEGGFHSNERVIFNTEHVVPQSWFEGRQPMKGDLHHLFACEPACNSMRSNFPYYDFEAYVPEMEAAGVRNGCGMAEQEKFEPEYGKGIAARAVFYFAVRYKNALILDGEMDMQILLRWHEENPVTIYEKHRNAAIQALQGNRNPFIDFPELAKKMLG
- the dacB gene encoding D-alanyl-D-alanine carboxypeptidase/D-alanyl-D-alanine endopeptidase encodes the protein MKKSVKMHISLLLVFMLALVPLAQPESPHVQATEEGSDLVQQLNQMINNDPILKGGLAGVSIRNAETGELVYDHIGDVRLRPASNMKLLTAAAALETLGENYQFTTELLHTGSIKGNTLQGDLVLKGKGDPTLLKEDFDAFAANVKGAGIKVIHGSLIGDDTWYDDVRYSTDLSWSDESWYYGGQVSALTASPNEDYDAGTVIVEVYPAEKAGQEPIVKMVPETDYIKIVNNAETVAKGEKKDIHIERDHGTNTVTIEGEIPVEGSRSREWIAVWEPTGYALDLLKRSLDEQGIKLKGKTIAGPAPEGAKLFAEHKSMPIKELLIPFMKLSNNGHAETLIKEMGKVVKGEGSWEKGLEVLEEQVKTFGMNGETLVLRDGSGISHVNLIPANEISQLLYEVQDEEWFSSYLNSLPIAGETDRMEGGTLRNRMKNSKAAGNVKAKTGSISTVSSLSGYVKTASGDELIFSIILNNLTDGGKGKVIEDKIATLLAEQ